The following DNA comes from Teredinibacter haidensis.
ACCATCGTATCTTTTGGCACCTCTGCACCGGAAATCATGGTGTCTATCAGCGCCTCCCTTAAAGGTGCTGGTGATTTGGCAGTGGGCAACGCCATAGGCTCAAATATCGCGAACATTGGCTTAGTGCTGGGGGCCACAACACTGGTTGCGGCGATACCCGTGCAAAACCACATCCTGCGCCACGAAATGCCCGTATTACTGGTAGTGACTCTGGTTGCCGGCTATTGCCTGCTCGATGCCACGCTTACAGCAGTTGAAGGCTTGTTCCTCATCCTCACCCTGGTGCCAGCGATCCTATATTTAGTGAAGGTGAAGCAGCGTGAATTTTCTGAAATTGAAATTGCAGAAGAAGAGGACATCGCAGAAATGCCTCGCAGCACTGCAATATTCTGGCTGATCGTAGGCCTCGCGATCCTAATGCTCAGCTCCGAATCCCTGGTTTGGGGAGCAAAATCCGCCGCCGAACTCGCCGGTGTCAGTCCACTCATTATCGGCTTAACCGTAATAGCAATAGGTACCAGCCTGCCGGAGCTGGCTGCCTCCATGGTCAGCGCCCTGCGCGGTCATCACGATATTGCACTGGGCAATATTATCGGCTCCAATATGTTTAACCTGATGGCGGTTATGTCGATTCCCGGCATTGTTTCCACCACCACAATGGAAGCATCCGTATTTTCTCGCGATTACCTGGTTATGCTGGGGCTTACGCTACTCTTATTTATATTAATCGTGAAAACCCTGTGGTTTCACCGAAAAACCGGAGAAGCAAAAATAGGTCGCCTGATCGGTATCATCCTGCTCTGTGGATATATCGCCTATTATATTGTCCTATTTCAGACAACTTCCGCATAAAACAAACGATACCATGACCCACAACTTTGACTTTATCCATTCGGCAAAACGCACCATTAGTATGGAGCTTGATGCCGTTGCACGACTAAACGAGCGTATCGACAACAACTTCGAACTTGCCTGCCGGGCCATACTTAACAGCCACGGACGCGTAGTGGTTTCGGGTATGGGTAAGTCCGGCCATATCGCAAAAAAAATTGTCGCCACACTGGCCAGCACAGGTACGCCGGCACTTTTTGTTCACCCTGCCGAGGCAGGGCATGGTGATCTGGGCATGGTCACCAAAGACGATCTCTTTATCGCCATTTCCAATTCAGGCTCATCACCCGAGCTAACAGCGCTGCTGCCCACCATCAAACGCCTGGGCATAGTACTGATAGCGATGACAGGCAAAGCCGCCAGCCCTCTCGCAGAAGCGGCCGATATCACACTCGATATCAGTGTTGAAACCGAAGCCTGCCCACTAGACCTAGCCCCCACATCCAGCACCACCGTCAGCCTGGTAATGGGCGACGCCTTGGCCGTCGCCCTCTTGGAAGCACGTGGATTTACGGCGGAAGATTTTGCATTTTCCCACCCCAGTGGAGCGCTCGGTAAAAAGCTGCTATTACATGTTAGTGACGTAATGCACAGCGGCGACGCGCTCCCTGCTGTCCAGACCGGCTCCAGTCTGATGGACGCTCTTGCCGAAATGAGTAAAAAAAGCTTTGGCATTACCACTGTCGTCAGTAGCGAGGGCGAATTGTTGGGTGTCTTTACCGATGGTGATTTGCGCCGCTGTCTAGATGGCGACCTCGATGTTAAAACCAGTATTATTGACCAGGTTATGAGTACAAACCCACGCACAGTTCTACCCACCGCACTGGCGGCCGAGGCGTTTAACCTGATGGAAACCCACAAAATTACCGCCTTGGTCGTAGCCGACAACAACCACCCCATTGGCATACTCCATATGCACGACATGCTGCAGGCAGGACTGGTATGAAGCACCTATCTCTAGAACAAATTGATGAAAAAGCCCGCGCCATAAAGCTATTGCTGCTAGACGTGGACGGCGTACTAACCGATGGCAAACTTTATTTCAGCGGCGACGGCTACGAAATGAAGGCCTTTCACACGCTGGATGGCCACGGCATGAAAATGCTGCGCAACTCCGGTGTCGAAGTGGGTATTATTACCGGTCGCAACAGCCCCATCGTCGCAAGGCGTGCAAGCGACCTCGGCCTAAAACTCCTCAAGCAAGGGCGCGA
Coding sequences within:
- a CDS encoding calcium/sodium antiporter, whose protein sequence is MLDSIPVIAQVIASILVGFAGLIWSADRFVGGAASLAKFFGVTPLIIGLTIVSFGTSAPEIMVSISASLKGAGDLAVGNAIGSNIANIGLVLGATTLVAAIPVQNHILRHEMPVLLVVTLVAGYCLLDATLTAVEGLFLILTLVPAILYLVKVKQREFSEIEIAEEEDIAEMPRSTAIFWLIVGLAILMLSSESLVWGAKSAAELAGVSPLIIGLTVIAIGTSLPELAASMVSALRGHHDIALGNIIGSNMFNLMAVMSIPGIVSTTTMEASVFSRDYLVMLGLTLLLFILIVKTLWFHRKTGEAKIGRLIGIILLCGYIAYYIVLFQTTSA
- a CDS encoding KdsC family phosphatase produces the protein MKHLSLEQIDEKARAIKLLLLDVDGVLTDGKLYFSGDGYEMKAFHTLDGHGMKMLRNSGVEVGIITGRNSPIVARRASDLGLKLLKQGREDKFVALQELLEEYPCELENIAFMGDDYPDLTVMCKVGLALTVANAHHEVVENAHWQSSVNGGEGAVREACDLIMKAQGTYKAALDKYLS
- a CDS encoding KpsF/GutQ family sugar-phosphate isomerase, giving the protein MTHNFDFIHSAKRTISMELDAVARLNERIDNNFELACRAILNSHGRVVVSGMGKSGHIAKKIVATLASTGTPALFVHPAEAGHGDLGMVTKDDLFIAISNSGSSPELTALLPTIKRLGIVLIAMTGKAASPLAEAADITLDISVETEACPLDLAPTSSTTVSLVMGDALAVALLEARGFTAEDFAFSHPSGALGKKLLLHVSDVMHSGDALPAVQTGSSLMDALAEMSKKSFGITTVVSSEGELLGVFTDGDLRRCLDGDLDVKTSIIDQVMSTNPRTVLPTALAAEAFNLMETHKITALVVADNNHPIGILHMHDMLQAGLV